The following are encoded together in the Bradyrhizobium algeriense genome:
- the grxC gene encoding glutaredoxin 3 — MTAIEIYTRPGCGYCTAAKSLLTRKNAAFTELNVATDAAYREQMYDRAGHGSTFPQIFIGTTHVGGCDELYALDRAGKLDGLLAGEEASS; from the coding sequence ATGACTGCCATTGAAATCTACACCCGCCCGGGCTGCGGCTATTGCACCGCTGCCAAATCGTTGCTGACGCGCAAGAACGCCGCGTTCACAGAATTGAACGTGGCGACCGACGCGGCCTATCGCGAGCAGATGTACGATCGCGCCGGCCACGGCTCGACCTTTCCGCAGATTTTTATCGGCACAACCCATGTCGGCGGCTGTGACGAGCTCTACGCGCTGGACCGCGCGGGCAAGCTCGATGGCCTGCTGGCGGGAGAAGAGGCTTCCTCATGA
- a CDS encoding carbon-nitrogen hydrolase family protein — protein MSAGSTFTAAMVQMRTGLLPEPSLEQGTKLIREAAAQGADYVLTPEVSNMMQLNRKALFEHLASEEDDLSLKAYRALAAELKIHLHIGSLALRFSPERAVNRSFLIGPDGNLLACYDKIHMFDIDLPGGESYRESANYQPGETAVISDLPWGRIGLTICYDVRFPALYRALAEAGASFLTVPSAFTRKTGEAHWHTLLRARAIETGCFVFAAAQAGMHENKRETYGHSLIIAPWGEILAEGGVEPGVFLAEIDTSKVETARKAVPSLQHGRRFGIADPKAGPEHLHLVRGSA, from the coding sequence ATGAGCGCTGGCTCGACCTTTACCGCCGCCATGGTGCAGATGCGCACCGGGCTGTTGCCCGAGCCGAGCCTCGAGCAAGGCACCAAGCTGATTCGCGAGGCCGCAGCGCAAGGCGCCGATTACGTGCTCACGCCTGAGGTGAGCAACATGATGCAGCTGAACCGCAAGGCGCTGTTCGAGCATCTCGCCTCCGAGGAAGACGATCTCTCGCTGAAGGCCTATCGTGCGCTCGCCGCGGAATTGAAGATCCATCTCCATATCGGCTCGCTGGCGCTGCGCTTTTCGCCGGAGCGCGCGGTCAATCGCTCCTTCCTGATCGGGCCCGACGGCAATCTGCTCGCCTGCTACGACAAGATCCATATGTTCGATATCGATCTGCCCGGCGGCGAGAGCTATCGCGAGTCAGCCAATTATCAGCCGGGCGAAACGGCCGTGATCTCGGATCTGCCGTGGGGCCGGATTGGTCTCACGATCTGTTACGACGTGCGCTTTCCGGCGCTCTATCGCGCATTGGCCGAAGCCGGCGCGTCGTTCCTCACCGTGCCGTCGGCCTTCACCAGAAAGACCGGCGAGGCGCATTGGCACACGCTGTTGCGCGCCCGCGCCATCGAGACCGGTTGCTTCGTCTTCGCCGCGGCGCAGGCCGGCATGCATGAGAACAAGCGCGAGACCTATGGCCATTCGTTGATCATCGCCCCCTGGGGCGAGATTCTCGCCGAGGGCGGCGTCGAGCCCGGCGTGTTCCTCGCCGAGATCGATACCTCCAAGGTCGAGACGGCGCGGAAAGCCGTGCCGTCGTTGCAGCACGGACGGCGCTTCGGCATTGCCGATCCCAAGGCAGGGCCTGAGCATCTGCATCTGGTCCGGGGTTCGGCATGA
- a CDS encoding DUF1178 family protein, with product MIRYNLRCEKGHAFESWFQSSAAYESQEKRRLVSCPACGSVKVERAIMAPQIVSKKGREAARPTPAAPAEATASSESTPLLMAQERELRAKLKELRDHIVKNADNVGERFPNEARKMHYGDIEHRPIYGEASPDEARALIDEGVEVSPLPVLPEDRN from the coding sequence ATGATCCGCTACAATCTTCGCTGCGAGAAGGGCCATGCGTTCGAAAGCTGGTTTCAAAGCTCCGCGGCTTATGAAAGCCAGGAAAAGCGCAGACTGGTGAGCTGCCCCGCCTGCGGCTCTGTCAAGGTCGAGCGCGCCATCATGGCCCCGCAGATCGTGAGCAAGAAGGGCCGCGAGGCCGCCCGGCCTACGCCGGCAGCGCCTGCGGAAGCAACGGCATCATCGGAATCGACGCCACTCCTGATGGCGCAGGAGCGCGAGCTGCGCGCCAAGCTCAAGGAATTGCGCGATCACATCGTCAAAAATGCCGACAATGTCGGCGAGCGCTTCCCCAACGAAGCGCGCAAGATGCATTACGGCGATATCGAGCATCGCCCGATCTACGGCGAGGCCTCGCCGGACGAAGCGCGCGCGCTGATCGACGAAGGCGTCGAGGTCTCGCCGCTGCCGGTGCTGCCGGAAGACAGGAATTGA
- a CDS encoding EamA/RhaT family transporter — protein MLSVATLWIPFTIIAALGQVARNAMQRSLTGPLGTWGATNIRFLFGFPFSIIFFAVVIAVTGDGVPWPTAAFWPWLLLGALSQIVGTGMMLLAMNDRSFVVTTAYLKTEAIQTAIFGFIFLSDHLTVLKVIAILIATAGVVIAALRPGAEKGFADLKPTLLGLAAAAAFALSAVGFRGAVIVVPGVSFVTAASYTLVFGLFVQTLVLTIYLLARAPDVLVKIFGLWRPSMLAGFMGAFASQFWFLAFALTAAANVRTLALVEVLFAQAVAYYSFKQPLSARELAGIVLIVTGVALLVAA, from the coding sequence ATGCTCTCCGTCGCCACGCTCTGGATTCCCTTCACCATCATCGCTGCGCTGGGCCAGGTCGCCCGTAATGCGATGCAGCGATCGTTGACGGGGCCGCTCGGGACCTGGGGCGCGACCAATATCCGCTTCCTGTTCGGCTTTCCGTTCTCGATCATCTTCTTCGCGGTCGTGATAGCCGTGACCGGCGACGGCGTGCCGTGGCCGACCGCCGCCTTCTGGCCGTGGCTGTTGCTCGGCGCACTCAGCCAGATCGTCGGCACCGGCATGATGCTGCTGGCAATGAACGACCGTTCGTTCGTGGTGACGACGGCCTATTTGAAGACCGAGGCGATCCAGACCGCGATTTTCGGGTTCATCTTTCTCAGCGACCATTTGACGGTGCTGAAGGTGATCGCGATCCTGATCGCGACCGCCGGTGTGGTCATCGCCGCGCTGCGCCCTGGCGCTGAGAAGGGCTTTGCGGATTTGAAGCCGACATTGCTGGGCCTCGCGGCTGCGGCGGCGTTCGCCCTGTCGGCCGTCGGCTTTCGCGGCGCGGTGATCGTGGTGCCCGGCGTCTCCTTCGTAACGGCGGCGTCCTATACGCTGGTGTTCGGCCTGTTCGTGCAGACGCTGGTGCTGACGATTTATCTGCTCGCCCGCGCGCCCGATGTGCTGGTGAAGATTTTCGGCCTGTGGCGGCCCTCGATGCTCGCGGGCTTCATGGGCGCATTCGCCTCGCAATTCTGGTTCCTGGCTTTTGCGCTGACGGCGGCCGCGAATGTGCGGACGCTGGCGCTGGTCGAGGTGCTGTTCGCGCAGGCGGTGGCGTATTATTCGTTCAAGCAGCCGCTATCGGCGCGTGAACTGGCCGGCATCGTACTGATCGTGACCGGCGTGGCGTTGCTGGTAGCTGCTTGA
- the ubiG gene encoding bifunctional 2-polyprenyl-6-hydroxyphenol methylase/3-demethylubiquinol 3-O-methyltransferase UbiG produces the protein MAMQQNSSAGFSGSTVDPAEVAKFSKLSDEWWDPKGKMAPLHKINPLRLAYIRDAACRKFDRNARSLSCLSGLRILDIGCGAGLLCEPFTRLGAQVVGIDPSATNIAAARLHADKGHLSIDYRCTTVETMDVRERFDVVLAMEVIEHVTDVGAFLARCAAMVKPGGLMVVSTLNRNWKSFALAIVGAEYVLRWLPRGTHQWDKFVTPDELARHLAHNKLTITEQAGVVYNPLADRWSISSDMDVNYMVVAEGA, from the coding sequence ATGGCCATGCAGCAAAATTCCTCCGCCGGATTCTCCGGTTCCACGGTCGACCCCGCCGAAGTCGCAAAATTTTCAAAATTGTCGGACGAGTGGTGGGATCCCAAAGGCAAGATGGCCCCGCTGCACAAGATCAATCCGCTGCGGCTGGCCTATATCCGCGACGCCGCATGCCGCAAGTTCGACCGCAACGCCAGGAGCCTGAGTTGCCTGTCGGGCCTGCGCATCCTCGATATCGGTTGCGGCGCGGGGCTGTTGTGCGAGCCGTTCACGCGGCTGGGCGCGCAGGTGGTCGGGATCGATCCGTCCGCGACCAACATCGCCGCCGCGAGGCTGCATGCCGACAAGGGACATCTGTCGATAGACTACCGCTGCACCACGGTCGAGACGATGGACGTGCGCGAGCGCTTCGACGTCGTGCTGGCGATGGAAGTGATCGAGCATGTCACCGATGTCGGCGCGTTCCTCGCCCGCTGTGCGGCCATGGTCAAGCCGGGCGGCTTGATGGTGGTCTCGACGCTGAACCGCAACTGGAAGAGCTTTGCGCTCGCGATCGTCGGCGCCGAATATGTGCTGCGCTGGCTGCCGCGCGGCACCCACCAGTGGGACAAGTTCGTCACGCCCGACGAACTCGCCCGGCATCTCGCCCACAACAAGCTCACCATCACCGAGCAGGCCGGCGTGGTCTATAACCCGCTTGCCGATCGATGGAGCATCTCGTCCGACATGGACGTGAATTACATGGTGGTGGCGGAGGGGGCGTAG
- a CDS encoding PH domain-containing protein gives MGRYIDDILQPGERVLYSTNAHWIFFLPAIAGWVVAIAFLVLSRLVAADTSMLLCLSMAAISAIFALYKTATAWFYHWTTETDVTNMRVVHKTGFIKRQTFEMGIDKVESVDVNQSILGRILNYGDVSIFGVGEGNKTIDTIASPLAFRNAITTRPPGT, from the coding sequence ATGGGCCGTTATATCGATGATATCCTGCAGCCCGGCGAGAGGGTGCTGTATTCGACCAACGCGCACTGGATATTTTTCCTGCCTGCGATCGCAGGCTGGGTCGTGGCGATCGCGTTTCTGGTGCTCTCCCGCCTGGTCGCGGCCGACACGTCGATGTTGCTGTGCCTGTCGATGGCCGCGATATCAGCGATTTTCGCGCTGTATAAAACGGCCACCGCCTGGTTCTACCACTGGACCACCGAGACTGACGTTACGAATATGCGCGTGGTCCACAAGACCGGCTTCATCAAGCGGCAAACGTTCGAGATGGGCATCGACAAGGTCGAGAGCGTCGACGTCAACCAGAGCATTCTCGGCCGCATCCTCAATTACGGCGACGTGTCGATCTTCGGAGTCGGCGAGGGCAACAAGACGATCGACACCATTGCGTCGCCGCTGGCGTTTCGCAATGCCATCACGACGCGACCGCCCGGCACCTGA
- a CDS encoding aspartate kinase, with protein sequence MGRLVMKFGGTSVANIDRIRNVARHVKREVDAGHDVAIVVSAMAGKTNELVEWCRDASPLHDAREYDAVVASGEQVTSGLLAIVLQGMGIQARSWQGWQIPIKTSDAHASARILEIDGTEISARFKDRKEVAVIAGFQGINPQTNRVTTLGRGGSDTSAVAIAAAIRADRCDIYTDVDGVYTTDPRVVPKARRLDKIAFEDMLELASLGAKVLQVRSVELGMVHNMPVFVRSSFDKPEDIDPHGTPPGTLICSEEEIMESHVVTGIAFTKDEAQISLRQIEDKPGVAAAIFGPLADANINVDMIVQNVSEDGKTTDLTFTVPASDYNRARDTITSSKGKIGYIRLDSATDVSKVSVIGSGMRSHAGVAAKAFKALSERNINIRAITTSEIKFSVLIDAAYTELAVRTLHTLYGLDQT encoded by the coding sequence ATGGGCCGCCTCGTGATGAAATTCGGCGGTACGTCCGTCGCAAACATCGACCGAATCCGCAACGTCGCGCGTCACGTCAAGCGCGAAGTCGATGCCGGACACGATGTCGCCATCGTCGTGTCGGCCATGGCTGGCAAGACCAACGAGCTGGTGGAATGGTGCCGCGACGCCTCGCCGCTGCATGATGCGCGGGAATATGACGCCGTGGTGGCATCCGGCGAACAGGTGACCTCGGGCCTGCTCGCGATCGTGCTGCAGGGCATGGGGATCCAGGCCCGCTCCTGGCAGGGCTGGCAGATCCCGATCAAGACCTCCGACGCCCACGCCTCGGCGCGGATTCTGGAGATCGACGGCACCGAGATCAGCGCCCGCTTCAAGGATCGCAAGGAAGTCGCCGTCATTGCCGGCTTTCAGGGCATCAATCCGCAGACCAACCGGGTAACCACGCTCGGGCGCGGCGGCTCGGACACCTCGGCGGTGGCTATTGCGGCCGCGATCCGCGCCGACCGCTGCGACATCTATACCGACGTGGACGGCGTCTACACCACCGATCCGCGGGTGGTTCCCAAGGCGCGGCGGCTCGACAAGATCGCCTTCGAGGATATGCTGGAACTGGCGTCGCTGGGCGCCAAGGTCCTGCAGGTGCGCTCGGTGGAACTCGGCATGGTGCACAACATGCCCGTGTTCGTCCGTTCCAGCTTCGACAAGCCCGAGGATATCGACCCGCACGGCACGCCGCCGGGCACGCTGATCTGCAGCGAGGAGGAAATCATGGAAAGCCACGTCGTCACCGGCATCGCCTTCACCAAGGACGAAGCCCAGATTTCCCTGCGCCAGATCGAGGACAAGCCCGGCGTCGCCGCCGCGATCTTCGGGCCGCTGGCGGACGCTAACATCAATGTCGACATGATCGTCCAGAACGTCTCCGAGGACGGCAAGACCACCGACCTCACCTTCACCGTTCCGGCCTCCGACTATAACCGCGCCCGCGACACCATTACCTCGTCGAAGGGCAAGATCGGCTATATCAGGCTCGACAGTGCCACCGACGTGTCGAAGGTCTCCGTGATCGGCAGCGGCATGCGCAGCCATGCCGGCGTCGCGGCGAAGGCATTCAAGGCGTTGTCCGAGCGCAATATCAACATCCGCGCCATTACCACCTCCGAGATCAAGTTTTCGGTGCTGATCGACGCCGCCTATACCGAACTTGCGGTGCGCACGCTGCACACGCTCTACGGGCTCGACCAGACTTAG